A window of the Kosakonia radicincitans DSM 16656 genome harbors these coding sequences:
- a CDS encoding MerR family transcriptional regulator — MSYSIGEFARLCGIPATTLRAWQRRYGLLKPMRTEGGHRLYNDDDVQQALKILDWVKKGVPVSQVKPLLARPGSRHANNWLTLQQTMLQHLKEGKIESLRQLIYNSGREYPRGELVREVLRPLRGQVSANVAAMMTLREILDGIIISYTAFCLERDKKAPGENYLLTGWHLNDPCEIWLEALLRTGQGQRIDILPSPPAMLAPEIFPQRKWLLVTSGKLSAARKKQIMQWQQVVSLDVITL, encoded by the coding sequence ATGTCCTACTCGATCGGCGAATTTGCCAGGCTTTGCGGGATCCCCGCCACGACGCTGCGTGCATGGCAGCGTCGTTATGGTCTGCTCAAGCCGATGCGTACGGAAGGCGGGCACAGGTTGTACAATGATGACGATGTGCAGCAGGCGCTTAAAATACTCGACTGGGTGAAAAAAGGTGTGCCTGTCAGCCAGGTGAAGCCACTGCTGGCGCGCCCGGGTAGCCGTCACGCGAACAACTGGCTGACGCTTCAGCAGACGATGCTTCAGCATCTGAAAGAGGGCAAAATCGAATCCCTGCGTCAGCTCATTTATAATTCAGGCCGCGAATATCCAAGGGGTGAGCTGGTACGCGAAGTGCTGCGCCCACTGCGCGGTCAGGTGTCGGCCAATGTTGCCGCGATGATGACCCTGCGGGAAATTCTCGATGGCATCATTATTTCCTATACGGCGTTTTGTCTGGAAAGGGATAAAAAAGCGCCCGGCGAAAACTATCTGCTCACCGGCTGGCACCTTAACGATCCCTGTGAAATCTGGCTTGAAGCGTTACTGCGCACCGGGCAGGGGCAACGTATTGATATTCTTCCGTCTCCTCCGGCAATGCTGGCGCCAGAGATCTTCCCGCAGCGCAAATGGTTGCTGGTGACCAGCGGAAAGCTGAGCGCCGCGCGTAAAAAACAGATTATGCAGTGGCAGCAGGTTGTCTCCCTTGACGTTATTACCCTTTAA
- a CDS encoding efflux RND transporter permease subunit codes for MSTSRFNLSALAVRERSITLFLILLITVAGILAFFGLGRAEDPPFTVKQMTIISAWPGATAQEMQDQVAEPLEKRLQELKWYDRSETYTRPGLAFTTLSLQDGTPPSQVQEEFYQARKKLGDEAKSLPTGVIGPMINDEFSDVTFALFALKAKGEPQRLLVRDAESLRQRLLHVPGVKKVNIIGEQAERIFVSFSHDRLATLGISPQDIFSALNSQNVLTPAGSIDARGPQVFIRLDGAFDDLEKIRNTPVVAQGRTLQLSDVATVERGYEDPATFLVRNQGEPALLLGIVMREGWNGLELGKALDAEASNINAQMPLGMTFSKVTDQSVNISSAVDEFMIKFFVALLVVMLVCFLSMGWRVGVVVAAAVPLTLAAVFVVMEATGKNFDRITLGSLILALGLLVDDAIIAIEMMVVKMEEGYDRIKASAYAWSHTAAPMLAGTLVTAVGFMPNGFAQSTAGEYTSNMFWIVGIALIASWVVAVVFTPYLGVKMLPNIKTVEGGHTAIYNTRRYNRFRAFLTRVIARKWLAAGSVIALFIIAILGMGLVKKQFFPTSDRPEVLVEIQLPYGSAIEQTSASAAKIENWLKEQQEAKIVTAYVGQGSPRFYLAMAPELPDPSFAKIVVLTDSEEARDALKHRLREAVADGLAPEARVRVTQLVFGPYSPYPVAFRVMGPDPARLRDIADKVKTVMQASPLMRTVNTDWGTRVPALHFTLDQNRLQAVGLTSGSVAQQLQFLLSGVPVTQVREDIRSVQVMARAAGNIRLDPARIGDFTLVGSAGQRVPLSQIGTFEVRMEDPVLRRRDRTPTITVRGDIADSLQPPDVSVAIMKQLQPIITSLPDGYRIELAGSIEESGKATKAMAPLFPIMIAMTLLIIILQVRSMSAMVMVFMTAPLGLIGVVPTLLLFDKPFGINALVGLVALSGILMRNTLILIGQIHHNQQEGLAPFPAVVEATVQRARPVLLTALAAILAFIPLTHSIFWGTLAYTLIGGTFGGTIITLVFLPAMYAIWYRIKVPASATSPVERAVKQPE; via the coding sequence ATGAGTACGTCGCGGTTTAACCTTTCGGCGCTCGCTGTGCGCGAGCGTTCCATCACTCTGTTTCTCATTTTGCTGATTACGGTTGCCGGGATTCTCGCGTTCTTTGGACTGGGACGTGCAGAAGATCCGCCGTTTACCGTCAAACAGATGACCATCATTTCAGCCTGGCCTGGCGCCACGGCGCAGGAGATGCAGGACCAGGTAGCCGAACCGCTGGAAAAGCGTTTGCAGGAGCTTAAGTGGTATGACCGTAGCGAGACCTACACGCGGCCGGGGCTGGCTTTTACCACGCTCTCATTACAGGATGGAACACCGCCTTCCCAGGTTCAGGAGGAGTTTTACCAGGCGCGTAAAAAGCTGGGTGATGAGGCAAAAAGCCTGCCCACAGGCGTAATCGGCCCGATGATCAACGATGAGTTCTCCGATGTCACTTTTGCACTCTTTGCCCTGAAAGCAAAGGGCGAGCCGCAGCGCCTGCTGGTGCGTGATGCCGAGTCATTACGTCAGCGTTTATTGCATGTTCCCGGCGTTAAAAAGGTCAATATTATCGGCGAACAGGCGGAGCGGATATTTGTCTCGTTCTCCCACGATCGGCTGGCAACGCTGGGTATTTCTCCACAGGATATTTTTTCTGCCCTGAACAGCCAGAACGTGTTGACGCCTGCCGGTTCGATAGACGCCAGGGGGCCGCAGGTTTTTATCCGTCTTGATGGCGCTTTCGACGATCTGGAGAAAATTCGTAACACGCCCGTTGTCGCTCAGGGCAGAACATTGCAACTCTCCGATGTGGCGACGGTGGAGCGCGGTTACGAAGATCCGGCAACGTTCTTGGTGCGCAATCAGGGGGAACCTGCACTGCTGCTGGGGATCGTGATGCGTGAGGGCTGGAACGGTCTGGAACTGGGTAAAGCGCTGGATGCGGAGGCGAGCAATATTAATGCGCAGATGCCGCTCGGTATGACTTTTAGCAAAGTGACCGATCAGTCCGTCAATATCAGCTCGGCAGTCGACGAATTCATGATCAAATTTTTCGTCGCGTTGCTGGTGGTGATGCTGGTCTGCTTTCTCAGTATGGGCTGGCGCGTCGGTGTCGTGGTTGCCGCTGCGGTACCTTTAACATTGGCTGCCGTTTTTGTGGTGATGGAAGCCACGGGCAAGAATTTTGACCGTATAACCCTGGGATCGCTCATCCTCGCTCTGGGGCTGCTGGTGGATGACGCCATCATTGCCATCGAAATGATGGTGGTAAAAATGGAGGAGGGATACGACCGGATCAAAGCCTCAGCCTACGCCTGGAGCCACACCGCTGCGCCAATGCTGGCTGGCACACTGGTAACAGCCGTTGGCTTTATGCCCAACGGGTTTGCGCAATCCACGGCGGGCGAATATACCAGCAATATGTTCTGGATTGTGGGAATTGCATTGATTGCTTCCTGGGTGGTGGCGGTGGTGTTTACGCCTTACCTGGGGGTGAAAATGCTGCCCAACATCAAAACGGTTGAAGGGGGGCACACGGCTATCTACAACACCCGCCGCTACAACCGTTTTCGTGCATTTCTGACCCGCGTTATTGCGCGGAAATGGCTCGCCGCTGGCTCGGTTATTGCGCTTTTTATCATCGCCATTCTGGGGATGGGGCTGGTTAAAAAACAATTTTTCCCTACCTCCGATCGCCCGGAAGTGCTGGTGGAAATACAACTGCCTTACGGTAGCGCCATTGAGCAGACCAGCGCCTCGGCGGCAAAAATCGAAAACTGGCTCAAGGAACAACAAGAAGCCAAAATCGTCACCGCGTATGTAGGGCAGGGATCGCCACGCTTTTATCTGGCGATGGCGCCGGAACTGCCCGATCCTTCATTTGCGAAAATTGTTGTGCTCACCGACAGCGAGGAAGCGCGCGATGCACTCAAGCACCGGCTTCGCGAAGCGGTGGCTGATGGGCTTGCGCCCGAAGCGCGCGTTCGCGTTACGCAACTGGTGTTTGGCCCCTATTCGCCGTATCCGGTGGCATTCCGTGTGATGGGGCCGGATCCGGCCAGACTGCGTGACATCGCCGACAAAGTGAAAACGGTGATGCAGGCCAGCCCGTTGATGAGAACCGTCAATACAGACTGGGGAACGCGTGTGCCTGCGCTGCATTTCACGCTCGATCAAAACCGCCTGCAAGCGGTGGGATTGACATCGGGCAGCGTGGCTCAGCAGCTTCAGTTCCTGCTTTCGGGCGTGCCAGTCACCCAGGTGCGTGAAGATATTCGTTCGGTACAGGTGATGGCGCGCGCTGCGGGGAATATTCGTCTTGATCCGGCAAGAATCGGCGACTTTACCTTAGTCGGATCGGCCGGGCAGCGCGTTCCGCTGTCGCAAATAGGGACGTTTGAGGTACGTATGGAAGATCCTGTCCTGCGCCGTCGCGATCGTACGCCAACCATTACCGTACGGGGCGATATCGCCGACTCTCTTCAGCCGCCAGATGTATCGGTGGCGATAATGAAGCAACTTCAGCCGATCATCACGTCGCTACCGGATGGATATCGTATTGAGCTGGCGGGTTCCATTGAGGAGTCAGGAAAAGCCACCAAAGCGATGGCACCTTTATTCCCTATCATGATAGCCATGACGCTACTGATCATTATCCTGCAGGTGCGTTCGATGTCGGCAATGGTGATGGTCTTTATGACCGCGCCTCTGGGATTGATTGGGGTCGTGCCAACGCTGCTGCTCTTTGACAAACCTTTTGGTATCAATGCGCTGGTGGGGTTGGTCGCGCTTTCGGGCATTCTCATGCGCAACACATTAATCCTTATCGGTCAGATCCATCACAACCAACAGGAAGGACTTGCGCCGTTCCCTGCGGTTGTTGAGGCAACCGTACAGCGCGCCCGGCCGGTACTGCTCACGGCGCTGGCAGCCATTCTGGCGTTTATTCCACTGACGCACTCCATATTTTGGGGCACACTGGCTTATACGCTTATCGGCGGGACATTCGGTGGAACTATTATCACATTGGTATTTTTGCCAGCGATGTACGCTATCTGGTACCGGATAAAAGTTCCTGCTTCAGCAACCTCACCGGTGGAACGCGCAGTAAAACAACCTGAATAA
- a CDS encoding efflux RND transporter periplasmic adaptor subunit — MLRPTLATFVFCLLPFALVACGDASSVDDPRSQPPLVRSVTVVGAADSSRAFTGTVVARIQSAIGFRVSGKILERLVDTGQTVKKGQPLMRLDPVDLHLQAQAQQQAVAAAQARARQTADDEARYRGLVAAGAVSASAYDQIKAAAATAKAELSAAQAQASVAQNAMSYALLVADADGVVMETLAEPGQVVSAGEPVVRLARAGLREAIVQLPETLRPAPGSEARATLYGNESEAVTAKLRLLSDAADPLTRTFEARYILEGALANAPLGATVTLHIGEENVSHQLLQVPLAAIYDAGKGPGVWRISGKPAKVTWQPVQVVSLGDDAASVTGSLKPGEQVVALGAHLLHDGEAIRLAKQNDASVAGSQP; from the coding sequence ATGCTCAGGCCCACACTTGCCACCTTTGTTTTTTGCCTGTTGCCGTTTGCGCTTGTCGCCTGCGGCGACGCTTCCAGCGTCGACGATCCCCGTAGCCAGCCACCTTTGGTGAGGTCGGTGACGGTGGTGGGCGCAGCCGATTCCTCGCGTGCCTTTACGGGTACTGTTGTGGCACGCATTCAAAGCGCTATAGGCTTCCGGGTGTCGGGTAAGATCCTTGAACGTCTCGTTGATACCGGCCAGACCGTCAAAAAAGGGCAGCCGTTAATGCGTCTGGACCCCGTCGATCTGCATCTGCAGGCGCAGGCCCAGCAGCAAGCCGTTGCGGCTGCACAGGCGCGCGCCAGGCAGACGGCCGATGATGAGGCGCGTTATCGGGGGCTGGTTGCGGCAGGCGCGGTCTCTGCTTCGGCTTACGATCAGATAAAAGCGGCTGCGGCGACGGCGAAGGCGGAATTGAGCGCCGCTCAGGCGCAGGCCAGCGTGGCGCAAAATGCGATGAGCTACGCGTTACTGGTGGCTGACGCCGATGGCGTGGTTATGGAAACGCTGGCTGAACCTGGTCAGGTGGTCAGTGCCGGAGAGCCGGTGGTCAGGCTGGCCAGAGCCGGGCTGCGCGAGGCGATTGTCCAGTTGCCGGAAACGTTGCGCCCGGCACCTGGAAGCGAGGCGAGGGCGACGCTGTACGGTAACGAAAGCGAAGCGGTGACGGCAAAACTACGCTTGCTGTCAGATGCCGCCGATCCGCTGACGCGTACATTTGAGGCGCGATACATCCTTGAGGGCGCTCTGGCGAACGCTCCTCTCGGCGCCACCGTTACGCTCCATATTGGCGAAGAGAATGTGTCTCATCAGTTACTCCAGGTGCCACTGGCGGCGATTTATGATGCCGGTAAAGGGCCGGGCGTCTGGCGAATTTCCGGCAAGCCCGCCAAAGTGACATGGCAACCCGTGCAGGTGGTAAGCCTGGGGGATGATGCGGCAAGCGTGACCGGTAGCCTTAAGCCCGGCGAGCAGGTCGTGGCGCTGGGGGCGCATCTGCTGCATGACGGTGAGGCAATCCGGCTGGCTAAGCAGAACGATGCCAGTGTCGCCGGGAGCCAGCCATGA
- a CDS encoding TetR/AcrR family transcriptional regulator: MTKDMNTTPSRGPTDHNVRDQVVEAATEHFSHFGYEKTTVSDLAKAIGFSKAYIYKFFDSKQAIGEVICANRLAMIMDIVNTAIADAPTASEKIRRLLKTLTEAGSDLFFCDRKLYDIAAVAARDNWPSVVAYKQHLRELIETILVEGRQAGEFERKTPLDEAAHAIYLVMLPYISPVELQYNLETAPTAAVLLASLILRSLSP; the protein is encoded by the coding sequence ATGACTAAAGATATGAACACCACCCCTTCACGAGGCCCGACGGATCACAATGTCCGCGATCAGGTCGTTGAAGCGGCCACTGAGCACTTCAGCCATTTTGGCTATGAGAAAACCACGGTGTCCGATCTGGCGAAAGCGATCGGTTTCTCCAAGGCATACATCTATAAATTTTTCGACTCCAAGCAGGCTATTGGCGAAGTTATCTGTGCTAACCGGCTGGCGATGATCATGGACATTGTCAATACCGCCATCGCGGATGCGCCGACCGCTTCTGAAAAAATACGGCGTTTACTCAAAACGTTAACGGAAGCTGGCAGCGATCTATTTTTTTGCGATCGCAAGCTATACGACATTGCCGCTGTGGCCGCGCGGGATAACTGGCCGTCAGTGGTGGCCTATAAGCAGCATCTGCGAGAACTGATTGAAACAATCCTTGTTGAAGGGCGTCAGGCGGGGGAATTTGAAAGAAAAACGCCGCTGGACGAGGCCGCGCATGCGATTTATCTGGTCATGCTCCCGTATATCAGCCCGGTTGAGCTGCAATATAATCTGGAAACAGCCCCGACGGCCGCTGTATTGCTGGCATCACTGATATTGCGCAGCCTGTCGCCATAA
- a CDS encoding efflux transporter outer membrane subunit, which produces MFPQRTLALVVSTCILTGCAVGPDYRRPDAPLAEHYQAQPQRNASGPVSFTTWWKGFGDPLLSQLVSDALAQNLDLAQASARMTQARAGLGTATAALLPSGNISGQAARAYQSVETPLGQVLNSTPDYNRYGNSYETDLNASWEIDLFGGLRRARQAALADYQASEAGVAATRLAVAAQTADIYITLRGLQTRLAIANNQVNTQQQLLEKVQLLHSKGLAPEYQVHQTEGALAQVQATVPVLQNGIDAAMNALDVMLGTPPGTHRAQLSSPAAIPQTPQIAAMGTPAELLRRRPDIIVAERHLAASSARIGVAVSEYYPTFSLNTLLGSATAVSSGNLFTAGASQSAGVLGLRWRLFDFGRINAQIEQAKGQQAEALAAYRLSVLRATEDVENAFSALINRETQAATLTTGETALASARQASFVAFQQGAASLIDVLHNDENLLQASDARAQAQTASARAAVAAFRALGGGWQPPSDGGTARQSG; this is translated from the coding sequence ATGTTTCCCCAACGTACTCTTGCTCTGGTTGTGAGTACCTGCATTCTGACGGGCTGCGCCGTTGGACCGGATTATCGTCGTCCTGATGCCCCGCTGGCGGAGCACTACCAGGCGCAACCGCAGCGAAACGCATCCGGCCCCGTCAGTTTCACAACCTGGTGGAAAGGTTTCGGGGATCCTCTCTTGAGTCAGTTGGTTTCAGACGCGCTCGCACAAAATCTCGATCTTGCCCAGGCATCCGCCAGAATGACACAGGCCCGTGCCGGGCTCGGAACAGCAACAGCGGCGCTACTCCCCTCGGGAAATATCAGCGGGCAAGCCGCTCGCGCGTATCAGTCGGTCGAAACCCCTCTGGGACAGGTTCTCAACTCGACGCCGGATTATAATCGCTACGGTAATTCCTATGAAACCGATCTCAACGCAAGCTGGGAGATTGATCTGTTCGGCGGGCTGCGCCGCGCTCGTCAGGCTGCGCTGGCAGATTATCAGGCCTCTGAGGCGGGCGTCGCCGCGACGCGCCTTGCCGTGGCGGCGCAAACGGCCGATATCTATATTACGTTGCGCGGATTACAGACCCGGCTGGCCATTGCAAATAATCAGGTCAATACGCAGCAACAACTGCTGGAAAAGGTACAACTGCTCCACAGCAAAGGGTTAGCGCCTGAATATCAGGTACACCAGACCGAAGGCGCGCTGGCGCAGGTTCAGGCTACCGTTCCGGTTCTGCAGAACGGAATTGATGCCGCAATGAATGCGCTGGACGTGATGCTCGGTACTCCACCAGGCACGCACCGGGCGCAGCTCTCTTCGCCCGCTGCAATCCCACAGACGCCGCAGATCGCCGCGATGGGGACTCCAGCAGAGTTGCTGCGCCGCAGGCCCGATATCATCGTGGCGGAGCGCCACCTGGCCGCATCAAGCGCCCGCATCGGCGTGGCGGTCAGCGAGTATTACCCGACGTTTTCACTCAACACTCTGCTCGGCAGCGCAACGGCAGTCTCCAGCGGGAATCTGTTCACTGCGGGAGCCAGCCAGTCGGCTGGCGTGCTGGGTTTACGCTGGCGGCTTTTTGATTTTGGCCGGATCAACGCACAAATAGAACAGGCGAAAGGCCAGCAGGCGGAAGCGCTTGCCGCTTACCGGTTGTCGGTATTACGCGCAACCGAAGATGTTGAAAATGCGTTCTCCGCGCTGATCAACCGGGAAACGCAGGCAGCGACGCTGACGACGGGCGAAACCGCGCTGGCCAGCGCGCGTCAGGCTTCCTTTGTCGCTTTTCAGCAAGGGGCCGCCAGCCTGATTGATGTACTGCATAACGATGAAAATCTTCTTCAGGCGTCCGATGCAAGGGCGCAGGCGCAGACCGCCTCTGCACGCGCAGCCGTGGCTGCTTTCAGGGCGCTGGGTGGCGGCTGGCAACCCCCTTCCGACGGCGGAACGGCCCGGCAATCCGGTTAA
- a CDS encoding aldo/keto reductase has translation MKKRFLGKDKFQVSAVGLGCMGMSFAYGGVEESQAIKTLHAAVDMGVTFLDTAEVYGPYDNELLIGKAIKGIRDKVQIATKFGFRILPNGHGIERMAGVDSRPHHIREAVEGSLQRLHIDTIDLLYQHRIDPDVPVEEVVGTMAELIKEGKVRHIGLSEVSPQTLRRACKVHPVTAVQSEYSLWSREPEAGILSACRELGVGFVPYSPLGRGFLTGKITDCSGFASDDFRRQLPRFQREAMAKNHQLLSQLQSVAARYECSLAQLALAWVMSKGEDIVPIPGARNSAHLQDNTGAVSLQLSGADISIMDNIFTPESVCGLRYNEGDFNLIDQ, from the coding sequence GTGAAGAAACGTTTTCTTGGCAAAGATAAATTCCAGGTTTCAGCAGTAGGCCTCGGTTGCATGGGGATGAGTTTTGCTTACGGCGGAGTCGAAGAATCGCAGGCCATTAAAACCCTGCACGCAGCGGTGGATATGGGTGTTACGTTCCTGGATACCGCCGAAGTTTACGGCCCTTATGATAATGAGTTGCTGATCGGTAAGGCCATCAAAGGAATACGCGATAAAGTTCAGATCGCGACAAAATTCGGTTTCCGTATTCTGCCGAATGGCCACGGGATCGAGCGAATGGCGGGCGTGGACAGCCGTCCTCACCATATCCGCGAAGCGGTCGAAGGATCGCTTCAACGGCTTCATATCGACACCATCGATTTACTTTATCAACACCGGATTGATCCCGATGTTCCTGTGGAAGAGGTTGTGGGAACGATGGCGGAGCTGATCAAGGAGGGAAAAGTTCGCCATATCGGGCTTTCCGAAGTGTCGCCGCAGACCCTGCGTCGCGCCTGTAAAGTCCATCCTGTCACTGCGGTCCAGAGCGAATATTCTCTCTGGTCGCGTGAGCCGGAAGCGGGCATTCTCAGCGCTTGCCGTGAATTAGGCGTCGGGTTTGTGCCGTACAGCCCGCTCGGTCGCGGCTTTTTAACCGGCAAGATTACCGACTGCTCCGGCTTCGCCAGCGATGATTTCCGTCGGCAGCTTCCTCGTTTTCAACGCGAGGCGATGGCGAAAAATCATCAACTTCTCAGCCAGTTGCAGAGTGTAGCCGCTCGATACGAATGTAGCCTGGCGCAGCTTGCGCTCGCCTGGGTGATGAGCAAAGGCGAGGATATTGTGCCGATTCCCGGCGCCAGAAATAGTGCGCATTTACAGGACAATACTGGCGCGGTCAGTTTGCAGTTATCGGGTGCAGATATCAGCATAATGGATAATATCTTTACCCCGGAGAGCGTTTGCGGCCTGAGATATAACGAAGGTGACTTTAATTTAATCGACCAATAA
- a CDS encoding LysR family transcriptional regulator, with protein sequence MKKLPDFQHIEMLFLIVKHGSFRKAAKELNLSPPSLTSAINNLEERLGVRLLNRSTRSLSLTAIGEEFVNNITPVFNDYIRAIDSLNSHRAKPEGKIKVNLPRIVLDLFFQEYFIEFKTEYPDITLELFTTDKKVNIIESGFDAGIRYIQDVPKDMIAIALGPRLSLIPVASPEFINKYGEPDSPQELVNFKCINRCFPSGEIYRWEFIDEQHNIKEIAVNGDLIIDSDAAMIQAAESALGIAFVYEPLVRQKINDGTLIRLLPGFPYPAENFSLYYPGRKHIPAPLRTFITWVMSRNKRLTEKD encoded by the coding sequence ATGAAAAAACTTCCCGACTTTCAGCATATCGAAATGCTTTTTCTTATTGTAAAGCATGGGAGTTTTCGCAAAGCGGCCAAAGAATTAAATCTTTCACCACCGTCCCTGACCAGCGCCATAAATAATCTGGAAGAGAGATTAGGTGTAAGGCTTTTAAACCGGTCAACCCGTAGTCTTTCATTGACAGCTATCGGCGAAGAATTCGTAAACAATATTACGCCTGTTTTTAATGACTATATCCGCGCCATCGACAGCCTCAATTCACACCGGGCGAAGCCAGAAGGCAAAATAAAAGTAAACCTGCCGCGTATCGTGCTTGATCTTTTCTTTCAGGAGTATTTTATTGAATTCAAAACAGAATACCCTGATATCACTCTGGAATTGTTCACCACCGACAAAAAAGTGAACATCATCGAATCCGGTTTCGATGCGGGAATTCGCTATATTCAGGATGTCCCTAAAGATATGATTGCCATTGCGTTAGGCCCCAGGCTTTCCCTTATTCCTGTTGCCAGCCCTGAATTTATTAACAAATATGGCGAACCGGATTCGCCACAGGAACTTGTTAACTTTAAATGTATTAACCGCTGTTTTCCCAGCGGGGAGATTTACCGCTGGGAATTTATCGATGAGCAACATAACATTAAAGAAATAGCGGTGAATGGCGATCTGATTATTGATTCGGATGCAGCGATGATCCAGGCGGCGGAATCGGCACTGGGCATCGCTTTTGTTTATGAACCGCTGGTGCGCCAGAAAATTAATGACGGCACGCTGATTCGTTTATTACCTGGTTTTCCTTATCCCGCTGAAAATTTCTCGCTTTATTATCCGGGGCGTAAACATATTCCTGCGCCATTACGCACTTTTATCACATGGGTCATGTCGAGAAATAAACGTCTTACCGAAAAGGACTGA
- a CDS encoding oxidoreductase, giving the protein MSDYPSIALIGPGAIGTTIAAVLHEVGRTPLLCGRTAHSQLVLRHDEGEIVVPGPVLNNPAAIANPFDVVFVAVKTTQVADCADWLAALCDENTVVCALQNGVEQKNQLESRVNGASILPSVVWFPAQREPDASVWLRVKPRLTLPDVPQAKRVAKALSGTRCAVELSSDFTSIAWRKLLQNAVAGLMVLANRRAGMFSRGDVTELALAYLRECLTVARAQGALLHDNVPQEIIEGFQRAPADLGTSILADRQANRPMEWDIRNGVIQRYGHAQGIPVPISDVLVPLLAAGSEGPG; this is encoded by the coding sequence ATGTCTGACTATCCTTCCATCGCGCTTATCGGTCCCGGCGCGATCGGTACGACTATCGCTGCGGTATTGCATGAAGTTGGCCGCACGCCGCTACTGTGCGGGCGCACTGCCCATTCACAGTTAGTTCTGCGCCACGATGAAGGAGAAATTGTTGTGCCGGGGCCGGTGCTGAACAATCCGGCTGCGATCGCCAATCCTTTCGATGTGGTGTTTGTGGCGGTGAAAACGACCCAGGTCGCTGACTGTGCCGACTGGCTGGCCGCCCTGTGCGATGAAAACACCGTGGTGTGCGCGCTGCAAAACGGCGTTGAGCAGAAAAATCAGCTGGAAAGCCGTGTTAATGGTGCCAGCATACTGCCTTCTGTCGTCTGGTTTCCGGCGCAGCGTGAGCCAGACGCCTCAGTGTGGCTGCGCGTCAAACCGCGTCTTACGCTGCCGGATGTGCCGCAGGCAAAGCGGGTGGCAAAGGCGCTCAGCGGCACTCGCTGTGCGGTTGAGCTGTCGTCCGATTTTACGTCGATCGCCTGGCGCAAGCTGCTGCAAAATGCCGTTGCAGGTCTGATGGTGCTGGCTAATCGCCGCGCCGGAATGTTTTCTCGCGGCGATGTAACGGAACTGGCGCTGGCTTACCTGCGCGAATGCCTGACGGTTGCACGTGCGCAAGGCGCGCTACTGCACGATAACGTTCCGCAGGAAATTATTGAGGGTTTTCAACGCGCACCAGCGGATTTAGGCACCTCGATCCTGGCCGATCGGCAGGCTAACCGCCCCATGGAGTGGGATATTCGCAACGGCGTAATACAGCGTTATGGTCATGCGCAGGGCATTCCCGTCCCCATCAGCGATGTGCTGGTTCCGCTGCTGGCGGCCGGGAGCGAGGGGCCGGGTTAA
- the gcvA gene encoding transcriptional regulator GcvA, which yields MRDLPPIATLRAFEVATRHTTFTSAAEELCITQSAVSHQLKNLEELWGLQLFQRGKPLSLTPAGAALAPLVREFFSKLETTLSDLREQKGRVRLRVNTTYSFALKWLLPRLPGLARLHPEILVSLESTDKAIHFASTDADVAIRFGHGNYPALHTEFMFREQLFPVASPALLQRFGTPDKPAELLRYPLLTRDGADLVPKWGAWFKRVGVNTDVLHESVRFADTNMTIEAALLGQGIALARSGHVEKEIGDGSLIRLFDIPFPSPAAYYFVCPLGTETQPHIVKFRSWLLAESQQAQRSYR from the coding sequence ATGCGTGATCTTCCTCCTATTGCCACGCTGCGTGCATTCGAGGTGGCAACCCGCCACACGACGTTTACTTCCGCCGCAGAAGAGCTGTGTATTACACAAAGCGCCGTCAGCCATCAGTTAAAAAACCTTGAAGAACTCTGGGGTCTGCAACTTTTTCAGCGCGGTAAGCCCCTCAGCCTGACCCCCGCTGGTGCCGCGCTCGCTCCTCTGGTGCGTGAATTTTTTAGCAAGCTGGAAACCACCCTTAGCGATCTGCGTGAGCAAAAAGGTCGGGTGCGATTGCGCGTCAATACCACTTACTCCTTTGCGCTGAAGTGGCTGCTTCCGCGGTTACCGGGGTTAGCGCGATTGCACCCGGAGATCCTGGTCAGCCTGGAAAGTACGGATAAAGCCATTCACTTCGCCAGCACCGATGCGGATGTGGCGATCCGTTTCGGCCACGGTAATTATCCGGCACTGCACACGGAATTTATGTTCCGCGAGCAGCTCTTTCCAGTAGCCAGCCCGGCGCTTTTACAGCGGTTTGGTACGCCGGATAAACCTGCCGAACTGCTGCGCTACCCGCTCCTGACGCGTGACGGCGCCGATCTGGTCCCGAAATGGGGCGCCTGGTTTAAGCGGGTCGGCGTCAACACCGATGTGCTGCATGAGAGTGTCCGCTTTGCCGATACCAATATGACGATTGAAGCTGCGCTACTTGGGCAGGGGATTGCCCTGGCGCGCAGCGGGCACGTTGAAAAAGAGATTGGCGATGGCTCTCTGATCCGGCTCTTTGATATCCCTTTTCCTTCTCCGGCCGCCTATTACTTCGTCTGCCCTCTGGGAACGGAAACCCAGCCTCATATTGTGAAATTCCGCAGTTGGTTGCTGGCCGAATCACAGCAGGCGCAGCGTAGTTATCGTTAA